The sequence below is a genomic window from Massilia oculi.
CCGGGGCAGGGTGCGCGAGCTGGCCCAGATCATCGGCTGCGACATCCATCCCATCAACAACCTGCGCGTGCTGAACTACCTGGTCAAGCACATGGGGCTGTCGGACCAGGCCAAGACCGAGTGGTACCGCCACTGGATCATCGAGGGCTTCCAGTCGCTCGAGGCGCACCTGGCGCGCGATCCGGGCGCCGGACCGTTCTGCCATGGCGACCATCCGACCATCGCCGACTGCTATCTGGTGCCGCAGGTCTTCAATGCCCAGCGCTTCAATATCGACGTCTCGGCCTATCCGAACATCGACCGCATCAACTCGCTGTGCATCGAGCTGCCGGCGTTCAGGGCGGCGCATCCGTCGCACCAGCCGGATACCGAGTAAATCGTGCCGGGCAGCCACGCTGCCCGGTATCGGCTCCGCGCAGCACATCCTCGCATTTCCCTCCGCCGGATAAGCATGACATTCCGAATTGTCGACATTCGGGATCGCCAGTTCATTTAATAAACGCGCTAAACAAGGAATTAGTTTTTACTAAACTAGTGCGATGATTCTGCCCGAACTTTATTAATCGGTTCTCGATCACAGTAATGATTTCTATGGAGAATAATTAAATTT
It includes:
- the maiA gene encoding maleylacetoacetate isomerase, translating into MKLYTYFRSSAAYRVRIALNLKGLAYDAVPVHLLTDGGQHLQDDYRKINPSGLVPSFQDDRITLTQSMAIIEYLEELHPEPPLLPRDAPGRGRVRELAQIIGCDIHPINNLRVLNYLVKHMGLSDQAKTEWYRHWIIEGFQSLEAHLARDPGAGPFCHGDHPTIADCYLVPQVFNAQRFNIDVSAYPNIDRINSLCIELPAFRAAHPSHQPDTE